The window AGTGGCTCCGGCCCCGGCGGCGGCGGCGTGCAGGGGGTGGTGACGGAAGAGGGGACGAGCTTGCCGGTAGAGGGGATCGAGGTGAGTTGCGTGCGCGCCGACAGTCTGGACTTCGTCGCCGGATGCGAAACCCTCACCGCCGCCGACGGCACGTACACCCTGGGCGGCTTTCTACCCGCGGGGGACTACCTGGTGCGTTTCCGCTCGACCGACGGTTCCTACGCCAACGAGTACTACGACGGGGTGGTGCGGCCGGATCTGGCGACGCCGGTGGCCGTGTCCCTGGGCGCCTTCACCGCCGGCATCGATGCCGCTCTGGAGCCCGCTGGAGCCATCTCCGGCGGTCTGACTCGCAATGGCGGCACCTCCTCACAGCTCTTCACCATCACCGCTCTGATCTTCGACGGCAGCCAGTGGCAGCCGTACAAGTCGACCTTTGTCTACGACCAGAGCGCCTATCGGCTGGCGGGGCTCCCCGCGGGCACTTACCGGATTTTCTTCACCGGCCGTTCCCTCGGTAGCACTCAGGTCGTCGACGCCGAGTACTACGACGATGTGGCGGCGGTGGAGGACGGCACCGATGTGACGGTGACGGTGGGGCAGACCACGGCGGGGATCGACGCGGATCTGGGCAACCTGCCGGCCAACGTGGTGGGCTTCCTGGTGGATCCGGGCTTCGATGGTGGCCTGGAGGCTTGGAGCCAGCTGCTGCCGGAATCTTCCTCGGTGACCCACGGCCGATGGGATCGGCGCGGAGATCTCGATTCCGGGACCGCCGAGGTGCGCTACCAGGGAGGGCCCGGCGAGCAGGTGGTGCTCTCCCAATGCCTGGCGGTGGAGGCCGGCAGCGAGTATCGCCAGGAGGGCTGGGCGCGTCTGCTGACGGCGGCCACGGGGGAGGTGGTGGAGGAGGCCCGCACCAGCTTCTATGGCGACGCCCAATGCGCGGGCTCATTCCTCGGTGAGGCGGTGGCGGAGTCGCGTTCCCTGGAGGTTTCCTGGAGCCGTCTCCACGGCCGGGTCCAGGCGCCTTCCGGGGCGGTCTCGGCGCGCGTCGAGTTCGTTCTCGAAGCGCGCACCGCGCCGGGCTTCGAAGCTGTTTGGGACGACCTCGACTTCGTGCCGGTGCAGGCGGTGTTCACCGATTCCTTCGAGGTCGGGAGCGCCGAGTCCTGGTCGCGGGTGGTCGGGGGCTCGGATCCCTGAAGCTCGATCCTCTGGCCGTAATCTCCGGCGCGGGCTGGTGCGGCGCCGGTGGCCGGAGAAGGTCCGCAGGGCCGGGGCCTTGGCCTTCTGCGCCCAGCTATGACATGTTCGGCAGACCATGGACTCTCATGCCTCGCCGGCCGACCCGCCGTTGGAAGTAGAGGACGGCCGATCCTTGCCCACGAGCTCCGTCGGCTCCTCGTTGCCGGAGGTCTCGCTGCCGCTGGCCGAAGAGGGGGACTACGCCGCCCAGGCGGCCTCGGAGCGGGCCTGGGAACGGGTGTGGAAACGGCCGGATCCGCAGCTCGCCGACGCTGGATTCACCGGCGAGTACCTCATCGCCGGGGTCCGGCTGCTCATCGCGGTGCTCTTGATCTACGTGCCGCTGGGAGTCCACCGGCTGGATCTACTGCCGGGCTCGGGCAATCTCACCCCGGTACTGGCCTTCGTGGTGGGGGCATTGGTGGAGGCGCTGCTGGTCTACTCGGCGGTGCAGCGGCATTGGGGGCGCGCGTGGATCGGCTTCGTCAGCAGCATGATCGACGTCTCGCTGGTGAGCGGCGCGCTGGCGGTCTTCCTGATCCTCGATCTGCCTCTGGCGGCGACCAATAGCACCCTCGTCTATCCCTTCTACTTTCTCGCCATCGGCGCCACCAGCCTGCGTTATGACGCTCGCATCTGCGTGCTCACGGGTTTGTTGGCGACGCTTCAATACGTTGCGGTCATCGTCTCGGCCTACGTTGGCTGGGGGGCCCGGCTGCTCCAAGGCTCGCCGGAGTTCGGCCGCTTCAACCTCGAGGATCAGGTGGGCCGAGTGGTGCTGCTGCTGGCCGCCTCGTGGTTGGCGGTGACGGCGGTGGTGCGGGCGCGGGAGGCGACCACCCTCTCCATGCGCGATCGTCTTACCGGCCTGCTCAATCGGGGCGTTTTCGATGTCCGGCTGCAGGAAGAGGCGGAGCGCTCCGAGCGCCTCGACCAGCCGGTGAGCCTGGCGATGATCGACGTCGACCATTTCAAGAGCTTCAACGACACCCACGGTCACGAGGGAGGGGACCGG of the Acidobacteriota bacterium genome contains:
- a CDS encoding GGDEF domain-containing protein — protein: MPTSSVGSSLPEVSLPLAEEGDYAAQAASERAWERVWKRPDPQLADAGFTGEYLIAGVRLLIAVLLIYVPLGVHRLDLLPGSGNLTPVLAFVVGALVEALLVYSAVQRHWGRAWIGFVSSMIDVSLVSGALAVFLILDLPLAATNSTLVYPFYFLAIGATSLRYDARICVLTGLLATLQYVAVIVSAYVGWGARLLQGSPEFGRFNLEDQVGRVVLLLAASWLAVTAVVRAREATTLSMRDRLTGLLNRGVFDVRLQEEAERSERLDQPVSLAMIDVDHFKSFNDTHGHEGGDRALRALAELLLRSFRASDVVTRYGGEEFAVILPGMGSNLAWERFEALRRSVEELRLELRGVEETASMTVSIGVAVWPQDAAQIQDALVVADSRLYKAKQGGRNRVVFTSEPTATEGATEGAKIPG